Proteins found in one Zea mays cultivar B73 chromosome 1, Zm-B73-REFERENCE-NAM-5.0, whole genome shotgun sequence genomic segment:
- the LOC118473225 gene encoding LOW QUALITY PROTEIN: plasma membrane ATPase-like (The sequence of the model RefSeq protein was modified relative to this genomic sequence to represent the inferred CDS: deleted 1 base in 1 codon; substituted 1 base at 1 genomic stop codon) — LFSFLHLVNQQIYAVSITIHIVLGFMLIALIWQYDFSPFTVLIIAILNDGTIMTISKDRVKPSPLPDSWKLKEIFVTGIVXLGSYLALMTVIFFWAMHKTDFFSDKFGVRSIRDSEHKMMSALYLQVSIVSQALIFVTRSRSWSFVERPGLLLVTAFLLAQLVATFLAVYANWGFARIKGIGWAGVVWLYSIVFYFPLDLIKFFIRFVLSGRAWDNLLENKVGLPAAFTTKKDYGRGEREAQWATAQRTLHGLQPPEASSNTLFNDKSSYRELSEIAEQAKRRAEIARLRELNTLKGHVESVVKLKGLDIDTIQHNYTV, encoded by the exons ctcttttcctttcttcatcTTGTGAATCAACAGATCTATGCAGTTTCCATCACAATCCATATAGTG CTTGGATTTATGCTCATTGCATTGATCTGGCAATACGATTTCTCTCCCTTCACGGTTCTTATCATTGCCATTCTCAATGACG GTACTATCATGACCATCTCTAAGGACAGAGTTAAGCCATCTCCGTTGCCCGACAGTTGGAAGCTGAAGGAGATCTTTGTTACGGGCATCGTG TAGCTTGGAAGCTACCTTGCTCTGATGACTGTCATTTTCTTCTGGGCTATGCACAAGACCGACTTCTTCTCG GACAAATTCGGTGTGAGGTCGATCAGGGACAGCGAGCATAAGATGATGTCCGCCCTGTACCTCCAAGTGAGTATCGTGAGCCAGGCTCTGATCTTCGTCACCCGTTCCCGTAGCTGGTCCTTCGTGGAGCGCCCTGGTCTGCTCCTGGTCACCGCGTTCCTGCTCGCTCAACTT GTTGCGACCTTCCTCGCTGTCTACGCCAACTGGGGCTTCGCCAGGATCAAGGGTATCGGCTGGGCTGGTGTTGTCTGGCTCTACAGCATCGTCTTCTACTTCCCCCTGGACCTGATCAAGTTCTTCATCCGCTTCGTGCTCAGCGGCAGGGCATGGGACAACCTCCTCGAGAACAAGGTAGGATT ACCGGCCGCCTTCACCACCAAGAAGGACTACGGGCGGGGAGAGAGGGAGGCGCAGTGGGCCACCGCGCAAAGGACGCTGCACGGGCTCCAGCCGCCGGAGGCTTCCTCCAACACGCTGTTCAACGACAAGAGCAGCTACCGCGAGCTGTCCGAGATCGCCGAGCAGGCCAAGAGACGAGCTGAGATCGCGAGGCTGAGGGAGCTCAACACCCTCAAGGGCCACGTGGAGTCGGTGGTCAAGCTCAAGGGCCTGGACATCGACACCATCCAGCATAACTACACGGTGTGA